One genomic segment of Verrucomicrobiia bacterium includes these proteins:
- a CDS encoding transposase yields MPQKNTIKEYAPHSYYHVYTRGANKQKIFLEAKDYHYFLSLFKRYLSDQKATSKTGVVYPNYSVNIKLLSYCLMTNHIHLLIYQTDDAQSLRKLMSSLMTSYSKYFNLKYRHVGSVFESRYKAKRIDNDGYLTHISRYIHMNPRRWQTYSYSSLRFVFSEQCPGWLSLSEVLSEFKSREDYLAFLRDYQENKDILEEVKYQLADD; encoded by the coding sequence ATGCCTCAGAAAAACACCATCAAAGAATATGCCCCACATTCGTATTATCACGTCTACACCCGTGGCGCTAACAAGCAAAAGATATTTCTAGAAGCAAAAGATTATCATTACTTCCTGTCACTTTTTAAAAGATACCTTTCTGACCAGAAAGCAACAAGCAAGACAGGCGTCGTATATCCAAACTACAGCGTCAATATCAAACTATTGTCGTACTGTCTTATGACTAACCATATCCATTTGTTGATCTACCAGACCGACGATGCGCAATCACTCCGAAAACTCATGAGCAGCTTAATGACAAGCTACAGCAAATACTTCAACCTAAAATATCGTCACGTAGGCTCAGTGTTTGAGAGTCGCTATAAAGCAAAGCGAATCGACAACGATGGCTACCTAACCCACATCTCGCGATACATACACATGAATCCGCGTCGCTGGCAGACATATAGCTATTCAAGCCTGCGTTTTGTTTTTAGCGAGCAGTGCCCAGGGTGGCTATCACTTAGCGAGGTTTTGTCTGAGTTCAAAAGTCGCGAAGATTATCTTGCGTTTCTGCGCGATTATCAAGAGAACAAAGATATACTTGAGGAAGTTAAGTATCAGCTTGCTGACGATTGA